The stretch of DNA TAACCGCATCCTCAGGCAGCTCCAAATCGGCCAAGGCTTTCCGGAGCGTTCCCACCAGCGCCTGATTGGAATGCAAAGCTTCGGAACCGCCTTTCAGGATCACGGCGTTTCCCGTCTTCAACGTCAGTCCCGCGGCATCCACCGTCACGTTCGGCCGCGCCTCGTAAATGATTCCCACCACGCCGAGAGGCACCCGTTGCTGGCCGATCTCCAACCCATTGGGACGTTTCCACATCCCGGTGACCTTCCCGATGGGATCTTCCAGGCTGACCAGCGTCCGCAGTCCTTCGGCCATGCCTTGAATTCGCTGGGGAGTCAACGTCAGACGGTCGATTAACGCGGCCGAAAGCCCTTTCGACTTGCCTTGTTCGACATCTTGCCGGTTCGCGGCCAGAATCGCTTCGCTTTCAGCGACGAGATAATCGGCCATCTTGATCAATAGTTGATTCTTACAGGTAGAAGATAACCGGGCCAGGATGGGCGCGGTCTGCTTAGCCCGCCTTCCGATTTCCGCGACATACTCCGCGATCTCCATTGCGATACCCCCTAGTTTAAAGCCGTAATCACCAGATTATCCCGGTGAATCACCTCATCGGCAGTTTTAAACCCCAGAATCATTTCGATTTCAATGCTTTTTTTGCCCATAATCTTCTGCAGATGTTCCATGCCATAATTGGTCAAACCCCGTCCGAGCTCCATTCCTTCGGAATTGACGACTTGAATCATATCCCCTTCCTCAAACTCGCCGTGCAGTTCGGAAATTCCCGAAGGTAACAGACTCTTCCCCTGGCGGAGCAAGGCCCGTTCCGCGCCGGCATCCACCACGACCGCGCCATTGACTTGGGGGCCATACGCGATCCACCGTTTGCGGCTGGAAACCACATTATGGGAGCTTAAAAAGGCCGTCCCCACCGGTTCTCCGTTGAATATCCGCTGAATTCTGGAAGGTTCGTTGCCATTCATTAATACCATGGAGGTCCCGGCGGCCGTCGCCATCTGGGCGGCCTCAATTTTGGTAACCATTCCTCCGGTCCCCCACGAGCTGCCGGCTCCGCCGGCCATCGCCCGGATATGCTGGTCAATCTCGACCACTACCGGAATGAGTGTGGCCGAATGGTCTTTGCGTGGATCGGCGGTGAATAAACCATCCACATCCGAAAGGAGGATCAACAAATCGGCTTCGATCAATCCGGCCACTAAAGCCGAGAGCGCGTCGTTCTCGCCGATCTTCAGTTCCTCAGTGGCCACCGTGTCGTTCTCGTTGATGATCGGGATGGCCCGGTATTGCAGCAACGCCAGAATCGTATTCCTGGCGTTCAGGTAGCGTTTTCGATCGCTGATGTCATTACGGGTCAATAGAACCTGCGCCACGATCGGTCCGTATTCGGAGAAGAGTTTCTCGTAAACCTGCATCAACAAGCCTTGGCCAATGGCCGCCATTGCCTGCCGCTCAATAATGGAGGATGGGCGTTCGTTGAGGCCCAGGCGGCCCAGACCGGCCCCGACGGCTCCGGAGGTTACCAAAACCACTTCTTTGCCCTGATTTTGCAGATCGGCCAATTGGCGCACCAACTGTTCCATGCGGTTCAGATTGAGCTTACCGCTGGCATGGGTTAAAGTGCTGGTACCGACCTTCACCACGATCCGCCGTGCTTGCTGTAAACGGCCCAAATAATCCACTTTCATCCCTCCCCGGAAAGGTCGATCCTGGGGGAACGGCCCGTCTCCGGCGGACGATAAAAAAGAATATTCCTGCCGATAACCTGCACCACGTCGGCGCCAGTCGCCTCCGCCAGTTCCGAAGCGGTCTCCCGGGTATCCCACTCGGTATGCGGGAGCACTCTGCCCTTCACCAGTTCGCGGGCAGAAAGAGCTTGATCCAGCTGCTCGATGGTATTGGCGGTAATGCCGCCTTTTCCGACAATGAGGATCGGTTCCAATTCATTTCCCATGCTTCGTAAGATACTCCGCTGCTTGCTCGTTAACAAAACTTTAGCCCTCTCTCTCTTTACCTTTGCACGATATGGAAGAATATCAACTCTTTCTTCGAAAATGTAGTTCCGTCGGCTCGCCCGGTCTACGGTGGGCTTGCCGATATTAGCCAAAATTATAGCATATTTTGGCGAAGAACGCTAAAAAAAAGTGAAGCCGGAAGCTTCACCCATTGTTTAACCGATTTTGTCTTTACGAATTTGGCGACGGTGGTTTTCATAGCTGGGATCGCCTTTGCGCCATGAACTGTTGGGTCTTTCGCGGACAACCGCCGTTTCGGTGACGATAAATTCGTTTCGGGCGGTACAATAATAGATCGCCTCACCTCTTCGACAATTCCCACACTCCAAACAAAGCACCGTTTCACCCTCCCGTTTTAATCTTCACCGGAATACGTAAACTCAAAATCGCCAATCCGAACCAGATCACCTTCTTTGACTCCGGCGTTCACCAAGGCTTCCTCGACGCCCCATCGCTTTAACAACTTTTGCATGCTGCGGACCGACTCGTCGTTTTCCAGGTCGAAACGGGCGATTCGCTTGGTTAAAGCGGCGTTTTCAACGATATAGACGGACCCATCCCTCAGCACTTGGATCTCGGATGTTTCACCCGCGGGTTGAAGAGGGGTCAGCGGTTCCGGGAGAGGAACCGCCGCTGCTTTCGGCAGTTCGTCCAACTTCTGAATGATCATATTCAGTAGCTCGTCGATTCCGGCTCCGGTGGCTCCAGACAGGGAGTATACGGGAACCGGCGCCAGTTTCGCTTGAAATTCTTCAAAATTGGCGCGGGCTTCCGGCAGATCCATTTTATTGGCGACAACCAACTGCGGCCGGTGCGCCAAATCGGGATTGTACAATTCCAGCTCCTGGTTGATCTGCAGATAATCCTGATAGGGATCGCGCCCTGAAAAGCCCGAGAGATCCACCAGCTGGATCAGCAATCGCGTTCGCTCCACATGGCGTAAAAACTGATGGCCTAGGCCAACTCCTTGATGAGCGCCTTCGATCAGACCGGGAATATCAACCGCCACAAAGCTCCGTCCCTTATAGTCCACCACCCCCAGATTGGGTGTGAGGGTGGTAAACGGATAGTCGGCGATTTTCGGGCGAGCCGCCGAAATTTTGGAGATCAGCGTCGATTTCCCGGCATTGGGAAAACCGATTAACCCAACATCGGCAATGAGCTTCAACTCCAACTCCACCCATAACTCCGAGCCCAGCTCCCCTTTTTCCGAGAAGCGCGGCGTCTGGCGGGTCGGAGTTGCAAAGTGAGAATTACCACGTCCGCCACGACCGCCCCGCAAGATTACAAATTCAGCTCCGGGAGTCGTCAAATCCGCAATCAACGCTTTGGATTCCGCATCTCGAATGATCGTTCCGACTGGAACGGGAATTCGCAAATCTTCGCCATCTTTTCCGAACCGGTTGACCGCCTCTCCGTTGCCGCCATTGCCGGCCTTGAAATGATGCTGATACCGAAAATCGCTGAGTGTCGACAGATTGCTATCCACTACGAATATGATATGACCGCCGCGTCCGCCATCCCCTCCATCGGGACCGCCGCGGGAAACATACTTTTCACGCCGAAAACTGACTGCTCCGGAACCGCCTTGTCCCGATTTCAAAAAGATTTTTGCATAATCTAGAAACAACAACTACACCTCATTAATTATTATTCGACGACTATCCGGAATTATCCTTTCCAGAATAATGGAAGTTTGGACTGGTTTTTGACGAATCATGCGAGTTCTTGGTGTAGGATCACCTTGTTTCGCCCATCGTTTTTAGCCCGATACAAAGCCTCGTCAGCTCCGCCAATTAGGTTTTCGATCTCTAACAGAAGCTGCTCGTCATCGAGCAGTTTGGAATGATCGGATGTTTCGGAGAGCCCATGGACTCCAAAACTGGCGGTAATGGCTAACTGTTTGTCGGCGCAAAACCGTCGTTTGACAATGTTTCCCCGCAAACGTTCCGCCAATATCATCGCATTCTCGGCTGGAGTTTGAGGGAGTAAAATAACAAATTCCTCGCCGCCAAAGCGGCAAGCGACATCATATTCCCGGACCGATTTTTTGATGAAATCACCAAATTCGGTCAATAACTGATCGCCGACCTGATGACCGTATTGTTCGTTGACGGACTTAAAATAGTCCAAATCGACAAAGAGAATGGATAACGGTTGCTTAAAGCGCCGGGCCTTTTTGATCTCTTCCCGAATGCGCTGCATCAAAAAGTTGCGGTTGTATAAGCCGGTCAGCGGATCGGTGGTCGCATGCTGATAGAGTTTGGAAAGATTCACGTACAAGCGCGCATTCTCAAGTGCCGTCTCCTTGGTCACCTGATAGAGACGCGCGTTATCCAGATGCACGGCTATCCGGGGAGCGAACGCATTTAACACCGCAAACTGGTTTTGGGTAAAAGCATCCTGATCTTTAAAAAGGATGATC from Hydrogenispora ethanolica encodes:
- a CDS encoding YhbY family RNA-binding protein; amino-acid sequence: MLTSKQRSILRSMGNELEPILIVGKGGITANTIEQLDQALSARELVKGRVLPHTEWDTRETASELAEATGADVVQVIGRNILFYRPPETGRSPRIDLSGEG
- the proB gene encoding glutamate 5-kinase; this encodes MDYLGRLQQARRIVVKVGTSTLTHASGKLNLNRMEQLVRQLADLQNQGKEVVLVTSGAVGAGLGRLGLNERPSSIIERQAMAAIGQGLLMQVYEKLFSEYGPIVAQVLLTRNDISDRKRYLNARNTILALLQYRAIPIINENDTVATEELKIGENDALSALVAGLIEADLLILLSDVDGLFTADPRKDHSATLIPVVVEIDQHIRAMAGGAGSSWGTGGMVTKIEAAQMATAAGTSMVLMNGNEPSRIQRIFNGEPVGTAFLSSHNVVSSRKRWIAYGPQVNGAVVVDAGAERALLRQGKSLLPSGISELHGEFEEGDMIQVVNSEGMELGRGLTNYGMEHLQKIMGKKSIEIEMILGFKTADEVIHRDNLVITALN
- a CDS encoding sensor domain-containing diguanylate cyclase; protein product: MDSANIDFYQRLFELENVFDGELDFAHLSKNILNTVIRETAAVSGIVYWIETVPNELKIKTISGIPTTHINGVTKVLRQPDGVLERTVRTPEALILNGLHESLPDAPELKGMAEFYRSLMMIPLSVQSKLLGLIILFKDQDAFTQNQFAVLNAFAPRIAVHLDNARLYQVTKETALENARLYVNLSKLYQHATTDPLTGLYNRNFLMQRIREEIKKARRFKQPLSILFVDLDYFKSVNEQYGHQVGDQLLTEFGDFIKKSVREYDVACRFGGEEFVILLPQTPAENAMILAERLRGNIVKRRFCADKQLAITASFGVHGLSETSDHSKLLDDEQLLLEIENLIGGADEALYRAKNDGRNKVILHQELA
- the obgE gene encoding GTPase ObgE; translated protein: MLFLDYAKIFLKSGQGGSGAVSFRREKYVSRGGPDGGDGGRGGHIIFVVDSNLSTLSDFRYQHHFKAGNGGNGEAVNRFGKDGEDLRIPVPVGTIIRDAESKALIADLTTPGAEFVILRGGRGGRGNSHFATPTRQTPRFSEKGELGSELWVELELKLIADVGLIGFPNAGKSTLISKISAARPKIADYPFTTLTPNLGVVDYKGRSFVAVDIPGLIEGAHQGVGLGHQFLRHVERTRLLIQLVDLSGFSGRDPYQDYLQINQELELYNPDLAHRPQLVVANKMDLPEARANFEEFQAKLAPVPVYSLSGATGAGIDELLNMIIQKLDELPKAAAVPLPEPLTPLQPAGETSEIQVLRDGSVYIVENAALTKRIARFDLENDESVRSMQKLLKRWGVEEALVNAGVKEGDLVRIGDFEFTYSGED